A single region of the Glycine max cultivar Williams 82 chromosome 20, Glycine_max_v4.0, whole genome shotgun sequence genome encodes:
- the LOC100812541 gene encoding 4-diphosphocytidyl-2-C-methyl-D-erythritol kinase, chloroplastic-like, producing the protein MASSLFLCSNYVSPTSQNPFRSIHLAQFRPNGTSNFHSKLRFQRPHLVRAMVSDSNTSRRQIEIVYDPEGRINKLADEVDREASLSRLTLFSPCKINVFLRITNKREDGYHDLASLFHVISLGDIIKFSLSPSKTKDSLSTNVSGVPLDDRNLIIKALNLYRKKTGSDKYFWIHLDKRVPTGAGLGGGSSNAATALWAANQFSGCPASEKELQEWSSEIGSDIPFFFSQGAAYCTGRGEVVQNIPPPVSLDVPMVLIKPPEACSTAEVYKCLRLDQTSNVDPLTLLEKISKIGISQDVCINDLEPPAFEVLPSLKRLKQRISAAGRGEYDAVFMSGSGSTIVGIGSPDPPQFVYDDDEYKDVFLSDAYFLTREANQWYQEPASSPSASPVVSESV; encoded by the exons atggcttcctcacTCTTTCTTTGCAGTAACTACGTCTCCCCCACCTCCCAAAACCCCTTCAGAAGCATCCATTTAGCTCAATTCAGACCAAATGGGACATCCAATTTTCACTCAAAGCTTCGGTTTCAGAGACCCCACTTGGTTAGAGCCATGGTTTCTGATTCCAACACTTCCAGGAGACAAATAGAG ATTGTGTATGACCCTGAAGGAAGGATAAACAAGTTGGCTGATGAAGTAGACAGGGAAGCTTCTCTTTCAAGGCTTACTTTGTTCTCTCCTTGCAAG ATAAATGTTTTTTTGAGAATAACCAACAAGAGGGAAGATGGGTATCATGATTTGGCATCCCTTTTTCAT GTGATAAGTCTAGGTGACATAATTAAGTTCTCTTTGTCACCTTCAAAAACCAAGGATAGCCTGTCAACCAATGTGTCTGGCGTGCCCCTTGATGATAGAAATTTG ATTATTAAGGCGCTTAATCTTTATAGGAAGAAGACTGGCAGCGACAAGTACTTTTGG ATTCATCTTGATAAACGGGTGCCTACTGGGGCAGGGCTTGGCGGTGGAAGTAGCAATGCTGCAACTGCACTATGGGCAGCAAATCAATTTAGTGGCTGTCCTGCCTCTGAGAAAGAACTCCAAGAATGGTCAAGTGAGATTGGATCAGAcattcccttctttttctctcaGGGAGCAGCCTATTGCACTGGTCGAGGAGAG GTTGTTCAGAATATTCCTCCACCAGTATCTCTGGATGTTCCAATGGTTCTCATAAAGCCCCCAGAAGCATGTTCAACTGCTGAAGTCTACAAG TGTCTACGTTTGGATCAGACTAGTAATGTCGATCCTTTAACATTGCTGGAGAAGATCTCAAAGATTGGTATCTCACAAGATGTTTGTATTAATGATTTAG AACCTCCAGCATTTGAAGTTCTCCCTTCTCTCAAAAGACTGAAGCAGCGAATTAGTGCAGCTGGTCGTGGAGAATATGATGCTGTTTTTATGTCAGGAAG TGGAAGCACCATTGTTGGAATTGGTTCTCCTGATCCCCCACAATTTgtttatgatgatgatgaatacAAAGATGTCTTCTTGTCAG ATGCCTATTTTCTCACTCGAGAGGCAAATCAGTGGTACCAAGAACCTGCTTCAAGTCCTTCTGCCTCTCCTGTTGTTTCGGAGTCTGTTTAA
- the LOC100802602 gene encoding uncharacterized protein produces MSPASKSKSKDKKAVKEAQKSSAKSSGSGNAVAGVPASAYNPLLGTFHTLETSPTSTSQVNSNGRFRNIDETDEHPAGSVVAGVEYDSVSNNGSWSGESEDHKDKAASNPPARLEAVPGADNDKREKIRQKNEKKHQRQKERRAQELHDRCTGYIMSRKLEALAQQLVAMGFSHERATVALILNEGRVEESVAWLFEGGEEADNHKETNIGGGNLKIDISEELARIADLEIRYNCSKQEVERAVVACEGDLDKAAESLRELKLDRPSGPPKPEEIGDLPSLTNKQSEAVNQNARTQTKPILSPNQPKKDEKDFNYAKQAVMLGGSTESSNRLVQPLKRILPKSEWAKPQQAAVPADKRWPGAGSNPSVSFSLASPLQVSSTPAKTEASYMAVGGDYKNLQPGATREPVIVMQRPQTVNAKQIPAASMSSSPPGVAASWYPTNSVEVMRSNGFMSHPPSTRSLSSNYFSSNQLYHQLQCQPPQQFVAGNSSSVDLQATNQGNNLWNRTSASPTLAAASSLGLFSGLGSAATSGATSPVDWSTGGTMQFDYTNIDWSLDRGLSPPRSNALLFGLSPFTKSSSTLYGSNASGTVAQQAIRSLPSNGSMVPLPGLQEGGVSSAEPSGSRDWSSPFEGKDLFSLPRQFVSSPSL; encoded by the coding sequence ATGTCTCCTGCTTCCAAATCTAAGTCCAAAGACAAAAAGGCCGTCAAGGAAGCTCAAAAGTCTTCTGCCAAGTCTTCAGGATCTGGTAATGCTGTGGCTGGTGTACCAGCTAGTGCATACAACCCTTTATTGGGAACATTTCATACTTTGGAGACGTCACCAACATCTACTTCTCAAGTAAATTCTAATGGTCGTTTTCGGAACATAGATGAGACAGATGAACATCCTGCAGGCTCAGTGGTAGCTGGTGTGGAGTATGATTCTGTTTCTAACAATGGTAGTTGGTCTGGTGAGTCAGAGGACCATAAAGACAAAGCTGCTTCTAATCCTCCTGCTCGACTGGAAGCAGTACCAGGAGCTGATAATGATAAACGTGAGAAAATCCGCCAGAAGAATGAAAAGAAGCACCAACGACAGAAGGAAAGGCGGGCACAAGAGTTGCATGATCGTTGCACTGGATATATTATGTCAAGGAAACTTGAGGCACTTGCTCAACAGCTTGTGGCAATGGGGTTTTCTCATGAGCGTGCAACAGTAGCATTGATACTGAATGAAGGAAGGGTGGAGGAATCAGTAGCATGGCTGTTTGAAGGTGGTGAAGAAGCAGATAATCATAAAGAAACAAATATAGGTGGGGGTAATTTGAAAATCGATATATCAGAAGAACTTGCTCGAATTGCAGACCTAGAAATCAGGTACAATTGCTCAAAACAGGAGGTTGAAAGAGCAGTTGTTGCTTGTGAGGGTGATCTTGATAAGGCTGCAGAGTCTTTGAGAGAGTTGAAGCTGGATCGACCATCTGGTCCACCAAAGCCAGAGGAAATTGGTGATCTTCCTTCCCTCACCAATAAGCAGTCAGAAGCTGTGAATCAGAATGCTAGGACACAGACAAAACCCATACTTTCTCCAAATCAACCcaaaaaagatgaaaaggatTTTAACTATGCAAAGCAAGCAGTTATGCTAGGAGGATCTACAGAATCCAGCAACAGACTTGTGCAGCCTCTCAAGAGAATCTTACCCAAGTCTGAATGGGCAAAGCCCCAACAAGCTGCTGTACCAGCTGACAAGAGGTGGCCAGGTGCAGGATCTAATCCTTCAGTTTCTTTTTCATTGGCTTCACCGTTGCAAGTGTCATCCACACCTGCTAAAACAGAAGCTTCTTATATGGCTGTGGGAGGTGATTACAAGAACCTTCAACCTGGAGCAACTAGGGAGCCAGTAATTGTGATGCAGCGACCTCAAACTGTAAATGCAAAGCAGATTCCAGCTGCCAGCATGAGTTCATCTCCTCCCGGAGTAGCTGCCAGTTGGTATCCAACTAATAGTGTTGAAGTCATGAGGTCCAATGGCTTTATGTCTCATCCTCCTAGCACTAGAAGCCTCAGTTCAAACTATTTCAGTTCTAATCAACTGTACCACCAACTTCAATGTCAACCTCCTCAGCAGTTTGTGGCTGGCAACAGCAGTTCAGTAGATCTCCAAGCAACCAATCAAGGGAATAACTTATGGAATAGAACATCTGCATCTCCAACGCTTGCCGCTGCTTCTTCTCTTGGACTCTTTTCCGGGCTAGGATCAGCAGCTACATCAGGGGCAACTTCTCCGGTAGACTGGAGCACTGGTGGAACAATGCAATTTGATTATACCAACATAGACTGGTCCTTGGATAGAGGTTTATCTCCACCCAGGTCTAATGCATTATTGTTTGGGCTTTCTCCTTTTACAAAGAGTAGTAGTACTCTATATGGCTCAAATGCTTCTGGCACGGTTGCTCAGCAAGCAATTAGATCATTACCCTCTAATGGTAGCATGGTTCCCTTGCCTGGATTGCAAGAAGGTGGAGTATCTTCTGCTGAACCATCAGGATCTCGGGATTGGAGTTCTCCATTTGAAGGAAAAGACCTTTTTAGTTTACCAAGACAGTTtgtttcttctccttctctgtAG